In a genomic window of Magnolia sinica isolate HGM2019 chromosome 16, MsV1, whole genome shotgun sequence:
- the LOC131229415 gene encoding dof zinc finger protein DOF1.2-like has translation MIQELLGGGGEVLVGGGGEERKISIGGGAVEGSSSSSSSSDHQNLRCPRCDSSNTKFCYYNNYNLTQPRHFCKTCRRYWTKGGALRNVPIGGGCRKSKSTSVANAGKSSSGKSKPTPSSDVGNPSLGNGFSHDPVPNPIVWATQQNSQLLALLRATQDPNPSSNPNPNSSVIKDEGLTIGSHMAPQSALVTGALNTRTRGLDPLTQLPIGLCSSFWRNNQNHHQQQQQQQQQQLMLQQQAQQQSMLLGEVLNPTGIQELYQRTRSTANYYTDHSSAVIGNAATSSTSSILEPASVTGGDLGYWNSPFSWSDLPTTNGAFP, from the coding sequence ATGATTCAAGAGCTTTTAGGAGGTGGAGGAGAAGTACTTGTCGGAGGAGGAGGTGAAGAGAGGAAAATCTCCATTGGTGGAGGAGCTGTTGAagggtcttcttcttcttcatcttcttcagatCACCAAAACCTAAGGTGCCCAAGATGTGATTCATCCAACACTAAGTTCTGTTACTACAACAACTACAATCTTACCCAACCCCGCCATTTCTGCAAGACCTGCCGGCGCTACTGGACGAAAGGCGGGGCCCTCCGCAACGTCCCTATCGGGGGTGGCTGCCGGAAGAGCAAGAGCACGAGTGTAGCAAATGCTGGGAAATCCAGCAGCGGGAAGTCCAAGCCCACACCATCATCAGATGTTGGGAATCCAAGTTTAGGGAACGGTTTCAGCCATGATCCGGTCCCCAACCCCATCGTGTGGGCCACACAGCAAAATTCGCAGCTCTTGGCATTACTGAGAGCCACTCAGGACCCCAACCCTAgctcaaaccctaaccctaattcttCTGTGATCAAGGATGAAGGGCTCACGATTGGATCGCATATGGCGCCACAGTCAGCACTAGTGACAGGTGCACTAAATACGCGGACTCGGGGCCTAGATCCGCTGACTCAACTTCCCATTGGTCTATGCAGTTCATTCTGGAGAAACAATCaaaatcatcatcaacaacagcagcagcagcagcagcagcaactaaTGCTTCAACAACAGGCACAGCAACAAAGCATGCTGTTGGGTGAAGTTCTGAACCCCACTGGAATCCAAGAGCTTTATCAAAGGACCAGATCAACCGCCAATTATTACACTGATCACTCATCAGCAGTAATTGGCAATGCAGCTACATCTTCTACATCTTCGATCCTGGAACCCGCTTCTGTGACCGGAGGGGATTTGGGTTACTGGAATTCGCCGTTTTCATGGTCTGATCTGCCCACAACAAATGGTGCATTTCCTTAA